In Bacillus sp. DX3.1, the following proteins share a genomic window:
- a CDS encoding histidine phosphatase family protein, whose amino-acid sequence MVEYIVACKQAAEVVADTVSCPVKYLDELREMNNGESKLEFRLHGEQIVSFIKENSKQYKRIVIISHGGMITKIVESFLQLPTVHDIWFHTDHTGIHLLEYTHVGRLIRFTNSTTHLKNTMSPSLF is encoded by the coding sequence TTGGTCGAGTACATTGTTGCGTGCAAGCAAGCTGCCGAAGTTGTAGCTGATACTGTCAGTTGTCCAGTGAAATACTTGGACGAACTGCGAGAAATGAACAATGGTGAGAGTAAACTAGAATTTAGGCTACACGGTGAACAAATCGTATCTTTCATTAAAGAAAACAGTAAACAATATAAACGAATTGTTATTATTTCACATGGAGGGATGATTACAAAAATTGTTGAGAGCTTTCTTCAATTACCTACAGTTCATGATATATGGTTCCACACTGATCATACTGGGATTCATCTCCTTGAATACACTCATGTAGGTCGTCTTATCAGATTTACAAATAGTACAACCCATTTGAAAAATACTATGTCACCCTCGTTATTCTAA